The following are encoded together in the Ezakiella massiliensis genome:
- a CDS encoding peptidylprolyl isomerase, which translates to MTDIKVIAKVGNKEFTNEDFQRFLSSLDPNIVRHFMNEENGFETILKEMLNQELMLHYAEDENLEDDEEFQRVFKTTKENLLKNYAYQKIITSAPEPTEEEIKEYFEAHKKDLEKTFVNASHILVEDEELAKDIKAKIDKGENFEELAKEYSTCPSKDKGGNLGDFCQGQMVPEFDEVVFKMKEGEVAGPVQTQFGFHVIKLNKINATQKPDLDTARENIIVELKRVKQLNAYQTKVEELKEEYPVEILL; encoded by the coding sequence ATGACAGATATTAAAGTGATAGCCAAGGTAGGAAATAAGGAATTTACAAATGAGGATTTTCAAAGGTTTCTATCAAGCCTTGATCCTAATATTGTAAGGCATTTTATGAATGAAGAAAATGGATTTGAAACAATTCTAAAGGAAATGCTTAATCAAGAATTGATGCTCCATTATGCTGAAGATGAAAATCTAGAAGATGATGAAGAATTCCAAAGAGTTTTTAAAACTACAAAGGAAAATCTTCTAAAGAACTATGCCTATCAAAAAATAATTACTAGCGCTCCAGAGCCAACGGAAGAAGAAATAAAAGAATATTTTGAAGCCCATAAAAAAGATCTGGAAAAGACTTTTGTAAACGCTAGCCATATCTTGGTTGAAGATGAAGAGTTAGCCAAAGATATCAAAGCAAAGATTGATAAAGGTGAAAATTTTGAAGAACTAGCTAAGGAATATTCAACTTGTCCGTCAAAAGACAAGGGAGGCAATCTAGGAGATTTTTGCCAAGGTCAAATGGTTCCAGAGTTTGATGAAGTAGTATTTAAAATGAAAGAAGGCGAAGTTGCAGGCCCAGTTCAAACTCAATTTGGTTTTCATGTAATCAAATTAAATAAGATTAATGCAACTCAAAAACCTGATCTTGATACAGCAAGAGAAAATATAATTGTTGAATTAAAACGCGTAAAGCAATTAAATGCTTATCAAACTAAGGTTGAAGAATTAAAAGAGGAGTATCCAGTAGAGATTTTATTATAA
- a CDS encoding GTP pyrophosphokinase family protein — protein MQLELFRFIDESIDLLNSNIDELLSVEKLIDEFFTNTFSTKDHFMDVKSRVKEESSLKEKIIRNNLFMQYDSPEDLLNNLSDLIGVRIECRFIGDEKRIYREITNLFRIKNDNGLYSSYLNENIFLNLDEEQPTLQKNGFQIYKIDGKYFYEGKSYNFELQIKSLVNLFWGEIDHKILYKNFNYSGTEMFLSEIMSSIKENLEMIDRELMMLYNHLNEPTNNVSENVMKEIRTSLSKGLNDIYYQKVRNEFGFPVDFKLTSNTIINYLFMKIPEKDEAYINEFIRILNRLKFLDSKYIDLKKQIEFPVDLKFQDPFISSIGNKLSEIINIDFSWNLFFRILFDLEEGSSEQIITNLLVFLKNRYSEVINVAFSNFELTDKNKFEINKYTMGLIADRFNATSSIKLISDKSLAQTHNIVKNSIIEAVDIWDVDEIKSLIKQKFDNL, from the coding sequence ATGCAACTAGAATTATTTAGATTTATTGATGAATCTATTGATTTATTAAACTCAAATATTGATGAATTGCTATCTGTGGAAAAACTTATAGATGAATTTTTTACCAATACTTTCTCTACAAAGGATCATTTTATGGATGTTAAATCTAGAGTTAAAGAGGAGTCGAGCCTAAAGGAAAAAATAATTAGGAATAACCTCTTTATGCAATATGATTCTCCAGAAGATCTTTTGAACAATCTATCGGATTTAATTGGTGTGAGAATTGAGTGCAGGTTCATTGGAGATGAAAAAAGAATATACAGGGAGATCACCAATCTTTTTAGAATTAAAAATGATAATGGACTCTATTCTTCATACCTAAATGAAAATATTTTCTTAAATCTAGATGAAGAGCAGCCCACACTTCAAAAGAACGGCTTCCAAATATATAAAATAGATGGTAAGTATTTTTACGAAGGAAAATCATATAATTTTGAGCTACAGATAAAAAGTTTAGTTAACTTATTCTGGGGTGAAATAGATCATAAGATTTTATATAAAAATTTCAATTACTCAGGAACAGAAATGTTCTTATCAGAGATCATGAGCTCAATCAAAGAAAACTTAGAGATGATTGATAGAGAACTTATGATGCTTTATAATCATTTAAATGAACCTACAAACAATGTTTCTGAAAATGTTATGAAGGAGATAAGAACAAGTCTATCTAAAGGTTTAAATGATATATACTACCAAAAAGTTAGGAATGAATTTGGTTTTCCTGTTGATTTTAAACTAACAAGCAACACCATTATTAACTATCTATTTATGAAGATTCCTGAAAAGGATGAGGCATATATAAATGAGTTTATAAGAATACTAAATCGTTTAAAGTTTTTAGATTCAAAATATATTGACCTAAAAAAACAAATTGAATTTCCGGTAGACTTAAAGTTTCAAGATCCATTTATTAGTTCGATAGGCAATAAACTTTCTGAAATAATTAACATAGATTTTTCATGGAATTTATTTTTTAGAATACTCTTTGATCTTGAAGAGGGAAGTTCAGAGCAAATTATAACGAATTTATTAGTTTTCTTAAAAAACAGGTATAGTGAAGTTATAAATGTTGCGTTTTCAAACTTTGAACTTACAGATAAAAATAAATTTGAAATAAATAAATATACTATGGGTTTAATTGCTGATAGGTTTAATGCTACAAGCTCTATTAAGCTAA